The Candidatus Phaeomarinobacter ectocarpi genome includes a region encoding these proteins:
- a CDS encoding glycosyltransferase family 9 protein — translation MKQILFVTYNRIGDAVLSSGVLSWLADRYPDAEITVACGPATATLFRDQPGVVRIIEMAKKKRAGHWFSLWKQTVGTRWDMVVDLRASLISYLLRAKSRHVLRQDTSLHRVPHIATVLGLKPPPPPRLATGATSRQTATGLVPDGAPVLAIGPTANWAGKAWPAERFIELIKRLTAADGVLPHARIMIIGAAAERDAALPVINAFSPDRVIDLVGKTDLPQTAACLERADCYVGNDSGPMHMAAAVGLPTLGLFGPSPEARYGPWGPKCASIRGARSFEEIISDPSYDFRSTKSEMTGLSVDDAYQAAYTLKAKIDAQAMNKSPKLSTLTVAHNEEHNLKACLDALSFADERVVVLDRCTDGSKQVALAAGADTIIEGAWPIEGDRRNAGIEACKGEWVLEVDADERVPADLAREIDAVTLASPSGYYLIQFDNYVGKTRVRYGWGAYIGASAAPRLFARGTKKWGRQRVHPALELGPRLGMLETRVDHLVDDNITDMLARFDRYTTGNARDLISSGKVETETLRRNIRRIPSRFYKAYVRRKGYREGGYGFLVGVLAGLYPVVSYLKASLEPEHYTDGNESDQK, via the coding sequence ATGAAGCAGATCCTCTTCGTCACCTACAACCGTATCGGCGATGCCGTGCTGTCGAGTGGTGTGCTGTCATGGCTGGCAGACCGGTATCCAGACGCTGAAATTACGGTCGCCTGCGGACCTGCAACGGCAACCCTGTTTCGTGATCAGCCGGGCGTTGTGCGCATTATCGAGATGGCGAAAAAGAAGCGGGCGGGCCACTGGTTCTCACTGTGGAAACAGACCGTCGGCACGCGATGGGACATGGTGGTCGATCTCCGCGCCTCGCTCATTTCCTACCTGCTTCGCGCCAAATCCCGTCATGTCCTGCGACAGGACACCTCGCTGCATCGTGTTCCGCACATCGCAACAGTGTTGGGTCTCAAACCTCCACCCCCGCCGCGGCTGGCGACCGGCGCGACATCCCGTCAGACGGCGACCGGCCTTGTTCCCGACGGTGCGCCTGTTCTTGCCATTGGACCGACGGCAAATTGGGCCGGTAAGGCATGGCCGGCTGAGCGTTTCATAGAGCTGATCAAGCGCTTGACCGCTGCTGATGGTGTTCTGCCCCATGCGCGCATCATGATTATCGGAGCCGCAGCAGAGCGGGATGCGGCACTGCCGGTCATCAATGCATTTTCACCCGATCGTGTAATCGATCTGGTCGGCAAAACGGATCTGCCGCAGACCGCCGCATGTTTGGAACGCGCAGACTGTTATGTTGGCAACGACTCTGGCCCCATGCACATGGCCGCAGCCGTGGGGCTGCCGACGCTTGGATTGTTTGGCCCCAGCCCGGAGGCGCGCTATGGCCCCTGGGGACCCAAATGCGCGAGCATCCGTGGGGCGCGCAGTTTTGAAGAAATCATTTCTGACCCCTCTTACGATTTTAGGTCGACGAAAAGTGAAATGACCGGCCTGAGCGTGGATGACGCCTATCAGGCAGCGTACACGCTGAAGGCAAAAATTGATGCGCAGGCGATGAACAAAAGTCCAAAGCTCTCCACTCTCACTGTTGCCCACAATGAGGAACACAATCTCAAGGCCTGCCTAGATGCGCTATCCTTCGCTGATGAACGTGTTGTGGTTCTTGATCGGTGTACGGATGGCTCAAAGCAGGTCGCACTGGCGGCCGGCGCCGATACAATCATCGAAGGGGCGTGGCCCATTGAGGGTGATCGCCGCAATGCAGGCATTGAGGCATGCAAGGGCGAGTGGGTGCTGGAAGTCGATGCCGATGAGCGCGTGCCAGCTGATCTTGCCCGCGAGATTGATGCCGTCACTCTTGCGTCACCCTCTGGCTACTACCTCATCCAGTTCGACAATTATGTGGGCAAGACCCGGGTGCGATACGGCTGGGGTGCGTATATTGGTGCAAGTGCAGCACCACGCCTTTTTGCACGAGGCACAAAAAAATGGGGCCGCCAGCGCGTGCACCCGGCGCTTGAACTGGGCCCGCGCCTTGGCATGCTGGAAACCCGTGTTGACCACCTGGTGGATGACAACATCACCGACATGCTGGCACGCTTTGATCGCTACACCACTGGCAACGCGCGCGATCTGATCTCGTCCGGCAAGGTCGAAACAGAAACCCTACGCCGAAACATTCGTCGTATCCCATCCCGGTTCTACAAAGCCTATGTCCGTCGCAAAGGGTATCGCGAGGGAGGATATGGTTTTCTCGTCGGGGTCCTTGCAGGCCTCTACCCGGTGGTGTCCTACCTCAAGGCCTCGCTTGAGCCCGAGCACTATACGGATGGCAACGAGAGCGACCAGAAGTGA
- a CDS encoding glycosyltransferase — MNILHTIAGGPVGGAERFFVDLAVAFKNEGHKSQAVMRPNEARGRLLDEAGVPHTDVPFGRWLDFKTTRTIRATARKMNADIVMSWMGRASRATPKGPYGRVARHGGYYNYKSFRGFDAQICNTPDLVRYLTDGGFDPATVHFIPNFTPVDPRPALARSDFDTPEDATLLLAMGRLHDAKAFDVTLDALAATPGAYLWIAGAGPLEADLKNQARELGLGSRVRWLGWRDDPGRLLRTADICVFPSRVEPFGNVIIAAWAHGTPVITANATGPEWLVRPGEDALLVPRDNAPAVAAAIAQLTSDKALAARLVAAGAKRAKAEFSQSACLERYLSVFRQVQEARA, encoded by the coding sequence GTGAACATCCTTCACACCATAGCTGGTGGCCCTGTTGGTGGGGCCGAGCGGTTCTTCGTTGATCTTGCCGTTGCGTTCAAGAATGAAGGGCACAAGTCGCAAGCCGTCATGCGTCCGAATGAGGCGCGTGGTCGTCTGCTGGACGAAGCCGGCGTGCCTCACACGGATGTGCCTTTTGGACGTTGGCTGGATTTCAAGACGACCCGCACAATCCGCGCGACCGCGCGCAAAATGAATGCTGACATCGTCATGTCATGGATGGGACGAGCCTCACGCGCGACGCCTAAGGGACCCTATGGGCGTGTGGCGCGTCATGGGGGCTACTACAACTACAAATCATTCCGCGGCTTTGACGCGCAGATTTGCAACACACCTGACCTCGTCCGCTATCTCACCGACGGTGGATTTGATCCGGCAACAGTGCATTTCATTCCCAACTTTACGCCGGTTGATCCGCGGCCGGCCCTGGCGCGAAGCGATTTCGACACACCTGAAGATGCAACGCTGCTGCTGGCCATGGGCCGGTTGCACGACGCCAAAGCCTTTGACGTGACGTTGGACGCGCTTGCGGCAACGCCGGGCGCTTACCTCTGGATTGCCGGGGCCGGCCCGCTTGAGGCCGACCTCAAGAACCAGGCGCGGGAACTGGGACTTGGGTCCCGTGTCCGCTGGCTTGGCTGGCGGGATGATCCCGGCCGCCTCCTGCGCACGGCAGACATCTGCGTGTTCCCGTCCCGGGTTGAGCCGTTCGGCAACGTGATTATTGCGGCATGGGCCCACGGCACACCCGTGATTACAGCAAATGCGACGGGTCCTGAATGGCTGGTCCGTCCGGGCGAGGATGCTTTGCTGGTGCCGCGCGATAACGCGCCCGCCGTGGCAGCGGCCATCGCGCAGCTCACCTCTGACAAGGCTTTGGCAGCCAGGCTTGTGGCGGCTGGTGCTAAGCGGGCCAAGGCGGAATTTTCACAATCAGCCTGCCTGGAGCGTTACCTTTCCGTCTTCAGACAGGTACAAGAAGCGCGTGCCTGA
- the asnB gene encoding asparagine synthase (glutamine-hydrolyzing), with protein sequence MCGIAGMQTTSGQAPSSSVLDVMSDALTHRGPDGEGNFISGATGLVQTRLAIIDLETGDQPLFDDEGLALVANGEIYNYLELRREFGEHTFTTNSDCETPLKLYRRDGSHFADALRGMYAIAMYDPDGERLLLARDPFGIKPLYYAETSEGLLFASEPQALLATGLVSRDMDSSAAGELLQLQFTTGRRTAFKGILRVLPGETLVIERGRVIERLRRAALPSGAPVAVSEERALVALEDALIDSVRVHQRSDVPYGMFLSGGIDSSVILACMARLNDQPVRCYTAGFSGTKVRDEREHAAHVASATGADHVSIDVTEDDFWNTLPAIAAAVDDPTADYAIIPTFKLASVAAQDVKVVLCGEGGDELFAGYGRYRAITRPTWLGGRAMRARGALDSLKLLRKETPDWRDGIAAAWNKKDGGKRSRLQRAQAVDCADWLPNDLLIKLDRCLMAHSLEGRTPLLDPAIAQAAFLLPDSLKLKGRVGKYMLRAWLAKHLPEAEPFARKRGFTVPVGEWIAGRGSRLASLVADQRGIQEMCNPDRVKALFAGLGSTPAKRDGQAAWILLFFALWHQHHVLGVPSDGTVEEVLSA encoded by the coding sequence ATGTGCGGAATTGCGGGTATGCAGACCACAAGCGGGCAGGCGCCGTCCTCGTCCGTGCTTGATGTCATGTCGGATGCGCTCACCCATCGCGGGCCGGACGGCGAAGGTAATTTCATTTCTGGCGCCACCGGCCTCGTCCAGACCCGCCTCGCCATCATTGACCTGGAAACAGGCGATCAGCCGCTGTTTGATGACGAAGGGCTGGCCCTCGTGGCAAACGGCGAGATCTACAACTATCTGGAATTGCGCCGCGAGTTCGGCGAGCACACCTTCACCACCAACTCCGATTGCGAAACACCGCTCAAGCTGTATCGCCGTGACGGCAGTCACTTCGCGGACGCCCTGCGGGGCATGTACGCCATCGCCATGTACGATCCCGACGGCGAGCGGCTGTTGCTGGCCCGTGACCCGTTCGGCATCAAGCCTCTCTACTACGCTGAGACGTCTGAGGGGCTGCTGTTTGCCTCCGAACCGCAGGCGCTTCTGGCCACCGGGCTGGTCAGCCGCGACATGGACAGCTCCGCCGCTGGCGAACTGCTGCAGTTGCAGTTCACAACAGGTCGCCGTACGGCGTTCAAAGGCATCCTGCGCGTGCTGCCGGGCGAGACGCTCGTCATCGAACGTGGCCGGGTTATTGAGCGGCTCCGCCGTGCTGCATTGCCTTCCGGCGCTCCTGTAGCGGTCAGCGAGGAACGCGCCCTTGTCGCCCTGGAAGACGCCCTGATCGACAGCGTGCGTGTGCACCAGCGCTCGGACGTTCCATATGGCATGTTCCTGTCCGGCGGCATCGACAGTTCTGTCATCCTGGCCTGCATGGCGCGTCTGAATGACCAGCCCGTACGCTGCTATACCGCTGGTTTTTCTGGCACGAAGGTGAGGGACGAGCGCGAGCACGCAGCCCATGTTGCGTCTGCGACCGGCGCAGATCACGTCAGCATTGATGTGACCGAAGATGACTTCTGGAACACGCTTCCCGCCATTGCAGCCGCAGTGGATGACCCGACAGCGGACTATGCGATTATTCCGACCTTCAAGCTCGCGTCCGTTGCCGCCCAGGACGTAAAGGTCGTGTTGTGCGGTGAAGGAGGAGACGAACTCTTCGCCGGCTATGGCCGATACCGCGCCATAACCCGTCCGACGTGGTTAGGCGGGCGTGCCATGCGAGCCCGTGGCGCGCTTGATAGCCTGAAGCTGCTGCGCAAAGAAACACCGGATTGGCGTGATGGGATTGCAGCCGCCTGGAACAAGAAGGATGGTGGCAAACGCTCCCGTCTCCAGCGCGCACAGGCCGTAGATTGCGCAGACTGGCTGCCCAATGATCTGCTGATCAAGCTTGATCGCTGCTTGATGGCGCACAGCCTGGAGGGGCGCACACCGCTCCTCGACCCGGCCATTGCACAAGCTGCGTTCCTTCTGCCGGACTCCCTCAAGCTCAAAGGCCGTGTCGGCAAATACATGCTGCGCGCATGGCTTGCCAAGCATCTGCCGGAGGCGGAGCCCTTTGCGCGCAAGCGGGGCTTTACAGTGCCGGTCGGAGAGTGGATCGCAGGGCGTGGGTCACGTCTGGCGTCTCTGGTCGCCGATCAGCGGGGTATTCAGGAGATGTGCAATCCGGATCGTGTGAAAGCGCTATTTGCCGGATTGGGCTCAACACCTGCAAAGCGCGACGGTCAGGCTGCCTGGATACTGCTTTTCTTTGCCCTCTGGCACCAACACCATGTGCTCGGAGTGCCATCCGATGGCACGGTGGAAGAAGTGCTTTCTGCGTAG
- a CDS encoding MDR family oxidoreductase has product MADSFRALMVTKTDDGQSVELKDITDAELMEGDVTVAVSHSTVNYKDGLAITGSAPILRASPIIPGIDFSGDVISSDHADWKPGDKVVLNGFGVGEGHSGGYAQRARVNGDWLVKRPDAFSAADAMAIGTAGYTSMLCVLALEKHGIGPKDGDILVTGANGGVGSVAIALLAKLGYRPVASTGRPEEADYLKSLGAVDVIDRKEFSEPGRPLGKERWAGAIDSVGSTTLANVISQTKYGGTVAACGLAGGLDLPATVYPFILRGITLAGIDSVMAPRGIREEAWSRLARDLDLDKLNAMTNTIGLSGVEGAAADIMAGKVRGRLVVDVNA; this is encoded by the coding sequence ATGGCTGACTCATTCCGCGCCCTCATGGTCACCAAGACCGATGATGGCCAATCCGTTGAATTAAAAGACATTACTGACGCGGAGCTCATGGAGGGTGACGTAACAGTCGCCGTCAGCCACTCCACTGTGAACTACAAGGATGGTCTGGCAATCACGGGTTCAGCGCCCATTCTGCGCGCGTCGCCCATCATTCCGGGCATCGATTTTTCCGGCGATGTCATTTCATCTGATCACGCAGACTGGAAGCCCGGCGATAAGGTCGTTCTCAATGGCTTTGGTGTCGGGGAAGGCCACAGCGGTGGGTACGCGCAGCGTGCACGCGTGAATGGTGACTGGCTCGTAAAACGCCCGGATGCCTTCTCAGCCGCAGATGCCATGGCCATCGGCACTGCCGGGTACACATCCATGCTGTGTGTTCTGGCGCTTGAGAAGCACGGCATTGGGCCCAAGGACGGCGACATTCTGGTAACGGGTGCCAATGGTGGTGTGGGCTCCGTCGCCATCGCCCTCCTTGCCAAGCTCGGCTATCGCCCTGTCGCGTCAACGGGTCGCCCGGAAGAAGCGGATTACCTCAAGAGCCTCGGCGCGGTTGATGTGATTGACCGCAAGGAATTCTCCGAACCCGGACGGCCTCTCGGCAAAGAACGCTGGGCTGGCGCGATTGATTCTGTCGGCAGCACGACGCTTGCCAATGTCATTTCTCAGACGAAGTACGGCGGAACGGTCGCTGCATGTGGCCTGGCCGGTGGTCTGGACCTGCCTGCAACCGTTTATCCGTTTATTCTGCGTGGCATCACACTGGCGGGTATCGACAGCGTGATGGCGCCGCGTGGCATTCGGGAAGAAGCGTGGAGCCGGTTGGCCCGTGACCTTGATCTGGACAAGCTCAACGCCATGACAAACACCATCGGACTTTCTGGTGTTGAAGGTGCCGCAGCGGATATCATGGCAGGCAAAGTGCGTGGCCGCCTTGTCGTGGACGTCAACGCCTAG